In Puntigrus tetrazona isolate hp1 chromosome 7, ASM1883169v1, whole genome shotgun sequence, the following are encoded in one genomic region:
- the LOC122349423 gene encoding uncharacterized protein YBL113C-like yields MTTNLSQTVPLNTTANLTQTLTPSINFTQTQTAPLNTTANLNQTRPPFMNNITQAPNPNITTSSNNSASLNITASSNVTASSNGTTSNTTSAPKITASLNITASSNGTTSNTTTAPKITASLNITASSNITASLNGTTSNTTAAPKITASSNITASSNVTASSNGTTSNTTAAPKITSSLNSTASANGTASSNSTASTNSTASSTGTASNTTATPKITASTASAILTVNSGLTNDKVTKDNCKKDRACFSTPASCDPTSSSSCFFASTRAVIGNPDNLTFELSGDANGYIAVGLSRDKKEGYDDTVYSCANNNGVAKFIRATMNNSILTQDATFNPGSFRGSVSGTRIQCIFIAAGLSSTTRRKHKYFPLFLHWQLHKWHSGVACHTNVYKFIG; encoded by the exons ATGACCACCAACCTGAGTCAAACAGTACCCCTAAACACAACGGCTAACTTGACCCAGACACTTACGCCATCCATTAATTTCACCCAGACTCAAACGGCACCCCTAAACACAACGGCTAACTTAAACCAAACACGTCCTCCTTTCATGAACAACATAACCCAAGCACCCAATCCCAATATAACTACATCCTCAAACAACTCTGCATCATTGAACATCACTGCCTCATCGAATGTCACTGCATCCTCAAACGGCACTACATCAAACACGACCTCAGCCCCCAAAATCACTGCATCTTTGAACATCACTGCATCCTCAAACGGCACTACATCAAACACGACCACAGCCCCCAAAATCACTGCATCCTTGAACATCACTGCCTCATCGAACATTACTGCATCCTTAAACGGCACTACATCAAACACGACCGCAGCCCCCAAAATCACTGCATCCTCGAACATCACTGCCTCATCGAACGTCACTGCATCCTCGAATGGCACTACATCAAACACGACCGCAGCCCCCAAAATCACTTCATCCTTGAACAGCACTGCCTCAGCAAATGGCACTGCCTCCTCAAACTCCACTGCTTCCACGAACAGCACTGCATCCTCGACTGGCACTGCATCAAACACGACCGCGACCCCCAAAATCACTGCATCTACTGCCTCTGCAATATTGACAGTTAATAGTGGTTTAACAAAT GACAAGGTCACCAAAGACAACTGTAAGAAGGACAGGGCATGTTTCTCCACTCCAGCCAGCTGTGATCCAACTAGCTCAAGTAGCTGCTTTTTCGCCTCCACAAGAGCGGTGATCGGAAACCCCGACAATCTGACTTTTGAGCTCAGTGGAGATGCAAATGGTTACATCGCAGTTGGTCTGTCTCGAGACAAGAAGGAG GGTTATGACGACACCGTCTACTCTTGTGCCAACAACAACGGTGTGGCGAAGTTCATCCGTGCCACAATGAATAATAGCATTCTGACTCAGGATGCAACT TTTAACCCTGGATCCTTCCGTGGCAGTGTGAGCGGCACAAGAATTCAGTGCATTTTCATAGCTGCAGGTCTCAGCAGCACCACGCGCCGCAAACACAAATACTTTCCTCTATTTCTTCACTGGCAACTACACAAATG GCACTCTGGGGTCGCCTGTCACACTAATGTCTACAAATTCATCGGTTGA
- the LOC122349424 gene encoding mucin-2-like translates to MRSNWIYVAILGIACMILGANGNNTTSNSTDSWMSSNMTTNLTQTLQPNMTTNLTQTPPPNMTTNQTQMLPPNMTTNQTQTLSPNMTTNLTQTLPPNMTTNKTQTLPFNATTNLTQILYPTSMTTSLNQAITGRDDCRRDRACFSAPPSCNPGAPDSCFFLSTRGVSGNADNITFELSGESDGYIGAGLSRDRTGQGATVYSCANINGVLTFYRSTLNNQILTVDNTFSPGSFRGSVNNRKIQCIFTAPGLGSSTTRAAATDPYVFVVTGTVSNGGLDPPVSRLATNVSVDLSNPNSTDVSVITNVTASTTTATSTTTAASTNLTQTGAPYKTTNLSQTVPLNTTANLTQTLTPSINFIQTQTVPLNTTASLNQTRPPFMNNITQPPNPNITNIPPLTRPPNITISLNQTLPPNVTNIPPLTRPLNITNSLNQTLPPNVTNIPPLTRPPNITISLNQTLPPNVTNIPPLTRPPT, encoded by the exons ATGAGGAGCAATTGGATCTATGTGGCTATCCTGGGGATAGCATGCATGATACTTGGAGCCAATGGGAACAATACAACAAGCAACTCCACTGACAGCTGGATGTCTTCCAACATGACCACCAACCTGACCCAGACACTCCAACCAAACATGACCACCAACCTGACCCAGACGCCCCCACCGAACATGACCACCAACCAGACCCAGATGCTCCCACCAAACATGACCACCAATCAGACCCAGACGCTTTCACCGAACATGACCACCAACCTGACCCAGACGCTCCCACCGAACATGACCACCAACAAGACCCAGACGCTTCCATTCAACGCAACTACCAACCTGACCCAGATTCTGTATCCAACCAGCATGACCACCAGCTTGAACCAG GCAATCACTGGCAGGGATGACTGCAGGCGGGATAGGGCATGTTTCTCAGCTCCACCTTCCTGTAATCCAGGTGCACCAGATTCCTGTTTTTTCCTCTCCACAAGGGGAGTAAGCGGAAATGCAGACAATATTACTTTTGAGCTCAGTGGTGAGTCAGATGGCTACATTGGAGCTGGCCTCTCGAGAGACAGAACC GGTCAAGGTGCCACTGTCTATTCTTGTGCCAACATCAATGGTGTATTGACGTTCTACCGTTCCACACTGAACAATCAAATACTGACTGTGGATAACACA TTCAGTCCTGGAAGCTTTCGTGGCTCAGTGAATAATAGAAAGATTCAATGCATTTTCACTGCTCCGGGTCTCGGCAGCAGCACCACCCGTGCTGCAGCAACAGATCCTTATGTGTTTGTTGTAACAGGCACGGTATCAAATG GAGGACTAGATCCTCCAGTCAGTAGACTGGCGACAAATGTGTCAGTGGACTTAAGCAACCCTAACAGCACAGATGTTTCAGTAATAACAAATGTCACTGCATCTACTACCACAGCAACATCAACCACCACTGCAGCATCTACAAACCTGACTCAGACAGGCGCTCCCTACAAGACCACCAACCTGAGTCAAACAGTACCCCTAAACACAACGGCTAACTTGACCCAGACACTTACGCCCTCCATTAACTTCATCCAGACTCAAACGGTACCCCTAAACACAACGGCTAGCTTAAACCAAACACGTCCTCCTTTCATGAACAACATAACCCAACCACCCAATCCCAATATAACCAACATCCCACCCCTAACACGACCTcccaacataaccatcagcctgaaccaaacactcccTCCCAACGTAACCAACATCCCACCCCTAACACGACCTCTCAACATAACCAAcagcctgaaccaaacactcccTCCCAACGTAACCAACATCCCACCCCTAACACGACCTcccaacataaccatcagcctgaaccaaacactcccTCCCAACGTAACCAACATCCCACCCCTAACACGACCcccaacataa